Proteins encoded together in one Mobula birostris isolate sMobBir1 chromosome 9, sMobBir1.hap1, whole genome shotgun sequence window:
- the LOC140203401 gene encoding protein LRATD2-like, giving the protein MGNQVERLTHLSYDEVPTADPAGGDREEPGPRIGVSYIFSVDEDDLEEPVASETRTGEIEESSYDARNEVECSVYYRDQCIYEKRGNIGKSEEGGGADLSTQPPETLLNKCKPGDLVEFVAKNQCPHWAVYVGDFQVVHLHKAEIKNDFLTDASQGRRGRLVNHLYKFKARPPESVVQCALQQVGLKGVQLIWRNSECFAAWCRCGRREFKAGGELRIGKQPYRLKIHLSDKVSHTLEFQSLEDLIAERRRSDQLGKVALMQELATHLQTEEQHSTELDAQ; this is encoded by the coding sequence ATGGGGAACCAAGTGGAGAGACTTACGCACTTGAGCTACGACGAAGTTCCCACGGCTGACCCGGCCGGCGGTGACCGGGAGGAGCCGGGACCGCGCATCGGGGTCTCCTACATCTTCTCGGTGGACGAGGACGATTTGGAGGAGCCGGTGGCGAGCGAAACGCGAACGGGAGAGATCGAGGAGAGCAGTTACGATGCGCGCAACGAAGTAGAGTGTTCGGTCTACTACAGGGACCAGTGCATCTACGAAAAGAGGGGCAATATCGGCAAGAgcgaggaaggaggaggggccgaCCTGTCTACGCAGCCCCCCGAGACACTGCTTAATAAATGCAAACCCGGCGACCTGGTGGAATTCGTGGCAAAGAACCAGTGCCCGCACTGGGCCGTTTACGTCGGCGACTTCCAAGTGGTGCATCTGCACAAAGCGGAGATCAAGAACGATTTCTTGACCgacgcaagccagggcaggagGGGCCGACTGGTTAACCACCTGTACAAGTTCAAAGCCCGGCCTCCGGAGAGCGTGGTGCAATGCGCCTTGCAGCAGGTGGGACTCAAGGGGGTCCAGCTGATCTGGAGGAACTCGGAGTGCTTCGCCGCCTGGTGCCGGTGCGGCCGGAGAGAGTTTAAGGCAGGGGGCGAACTGAGAATCGGTAAGCAGCCTTACCGCTTGAAGATCCACCTGAGCGACAAGGTGAGTCACACACTGGAATTCCAGAGTCTGGAGGACCTGATCGCCGAGAGGAGGAGGAGCGACCAACTCGGTAAAGTGGCCCTGATGCAAGAACTAGCTACACATCTGCAGACGGAGGAGCAGCACAGTACTGAACTTGACGCTCAATGA